In Humulus lupulus chromosome 7, drHumLupu1.1, whole genome shotgun sequence, the following are encoded in one genomic region:
- the LOC133791988 gene encoding actin cytoskeleton-regulatory complex protein PAN1-like, which translates to MDFFEADSEYSSSSLDNVTTIMPSDDAFDMWAYVDAPPTRKKSSRQNPGEGSGEPSRKRARPEDPQALALSKSTTPPPPPLTAPSTNKRRAEEVDAKHAKEIKACEEKIKAAEDKVTNLTEELKKRQEELGKVVAAKEKFKEASETNYKEASKLQEDLEASMKEATSLEEQNNPEANFDYLPEQMRQAKLAKCAACQEEERNAQNASDSSKMSLATSIDGVEEDAGTSVDQQSQQDPPPAA; encoded by the exons atggacttcttcgaggcagatagtgagtaTAGCAGTAGTTCTCTagataatgtaacgacca tcatgccatcTGATGATGCTTTCGACATGTGGGCCTACGTAGACGCTCCTCCGACCAGGAAGAAGTCAAGCAGACAAAACCCTGGAGAAGGCAGTGGAGAGCCCTCCAGAAAAAGAGCTCGACCAGAGGACCCTCAAGCTCTTGCTCTGTCTAAATCAActacgcctcctcctcctcctctcacTGCTCCTTCCACCAACAAG CGTCGCGCCGAGGAGGTCGATGCAAAACATGCCAAGGAGATCAAAGCCTGCGAGGAGAAGATTAAGGCGGCTGAAGACAAAGTCACCAATTTAACTGAGGAGCTGAAGAAGAGACAAGAAGAGCTTGGCAAAGTCGTTGctgccaaggagaagtttaaAGAAGCTTCAGAGACTAACTATAAGGAAGCATCCAAGCTTCAAGAAGATCTAGAGGCTAGCATGAAGGAGGCTACTAGTCTGGAGGAACAA aacaatccaGAGGCAAATTTCGATTATCTTCCCGAGCAAATGAGACAAGCTAAACTCGCGAAGTGCGCTGCTTGCCAAGAGGAGGAAAGGAATGCCCAGAATGCCTCAGATTCTTCTAAAATGTCTCTGGCGACAAGCATTGATGGTGTTGAAGAAGACGCTGGAACATCAGTCGACCAGCAGTCTCAGCAAGACCCTCCTCCAGCTGCATAG